The following coding sequences lie in one Lolium perenne isolate Kyuss_39 chromosome 2, Kyuss_2.0, whole genome shotgun sequence genomic window:
- the LOC127331498 gene encoding ubiquinol-cytochrome c reductase complex 6.7 kDa protein: MALPASSTTLSRFLSARRIQPADVTALATWGVAAGTAAFYLVQPFDFIKKTFFEKPEPEA, encoded by the exons ATGGCTCTCCCGGCGTCGAGCACCACCCTCTCCCGCTTCCTCTCCGCCCGCCGCATCCAGCCCGCCGACGTCACTGCCCTCGCCACCTGGGGCGTCGCCGCCGGCACCGCCGCCTTCTACCTCGTCCAG CCATTTGACTTTATTAAGAAAACTTTCTTCGAGAAGCCAGAGCCAGAGGCATGA